The Paracoccus sediminicola genome has a segment encoding these proteins:
- a CDS encoding ActR/PrrA/RegA family redox response regulator transcription factor, with product MAEDNAAELGPDPSLLLVDDDEIFVNRLSRAMERRGFQPRVTLSVAEALVALRSAPAAYAVVDLRLEDGSGLDVVEALRDARPDARIIVLTGYGAIATAVAAVKMGATDYLAKPADANDIVSALLQSGETLPPPPENPMSADRVKWEHIQRVYEQCDRNVSETARRLHMHRRTLQRILAKRSPR from the coding sequence ATGGCCGAAGATAACGCAGCAGAGCTTGGACCTGACCCGTCTCTCCTCCTGGTGGATGACGACGAAATTTTCGTGAACCGATTGTCCCGCGCGATGGAGCGGCGCGGGTTTCAGCCGCGCGTGACCCTGTCCGTTGCAGAGGCGCTCGTTGCGCTGCGGTCTGCGCCTGCGGCCTATGCGGTGGTCGATCTGCGGCTGGAAGATGGCAGCGGACTCGACGTGGTCGAGGCGCTGCGAGATGCGCGGCCCGATGCGCGGATCATCGTGCTCACCGGCTATGGCGCGATTGCCACCGCGGTGGCCGCGGTGAAGATGGGCGCGACAGATTATCTGGCAAAACCGGCTGACGCGAATGATATTGTTTCGGCGCTTCTGCAATCTGGTGAGACCTTACCACCTCCGCCGGAAAATCCGATGTCGGCGGATCGCGTGAAATGGGAACATATTCAACGCGTTTACGAACAATGTGACCGAAATGTCAGTGAAACGGCGCGCAGATTGCATATGCATCGCCGCACGCTTCAGCGCATTCTGGCAAAAAGAAGCCCAAGATAG
- a CDS encoding ActS/PrrB/RegB family redox-sensitive histidine kinase has product MSLGSLSAVALSAQLPPRAEPIRRRTLILIRWVALGGQIIAVSLAWLMGIRFDLAPVLVVIGIGAALNLWMTATTARVTHRGATGQLVFDLIQISMLIGLTGGLSNPFALLVLAPVTIAATALQDRETVLVGAATVVMISLAALLAMPLQHPRLDLSMPPVLQLAHLSAILIGVVFFAAYARRVAGELATTSDALFASQMALAREQKLQHLGGIIAAAAHEMGTPLATIKLIAAELNDELSSALPDRSDLAEDAATLAQSADRCRDILRSMGRAGKDDLKIHAAPLPTVLEEAAQPHADRGTPLRITLPPDGVPPTVMRDPGIIHGLRNIIQNAVDFAETKVEIEASWTDATLMIHVRDDGRGFSQAVLTRLSEPFPVSRRSDRRGSYEGMGLGLFIARSLLESSGATLYFRNRSAQGAEVTVSWPLDRIAADDRAALRENPPIS; this is encoded by the coding sequence ATGTCGCTTGGCTCTCTTTCTGCCGTGGCACTGTCCGCGCAGCTTCCACCGCGGGCCGAGCCGATCCGGCGCCGGACGCTGATCCTGATCCGATGGGTCGCGCTCGGCGGCCAGATCATCGCGGTTTCGCTGGCTTGGCTGATGGGAATTCGCTTCGATCTCGCGCCGGTGCTCGTGGTGATCGGGATCGGTGCGGCGCTGAATCTGTGGATGACCGCGACGACTGCGCGGGTCACCCATCGCGGCGCCACGGGGCAGCTGGTCTTCGATCTGATCCAGATCTCTATGCTGATCGGGCTGACCGGCGGGCTCTCGAACCCATTTGCGCTTCTGGTTCTGGCGCCGGTCACCATCGCGGCCACAGCGCTGCAGGACCGCGAGACGGTTCTGGTCGGTGCCGCGACGGTGGTGATGATCTCGCTCGCCGCGCTTTTGGCGATGCCCCTGCAACATCCGCGACTGGATCTTTCGATGCCACCGGTGCTTCAGCTTGCCCATCTCTCGGCGATCCTGATCGGCGTGGTATTCTTCGCGGCCTATGCACGCCGGGTCGCGGGCGAGTTGGCGACGACCTCCGATGCGCTGTTCGCCAGCCAGATGGCTCTGGCGCGGGAACAGAAACTGCAGCATCTCGGCGGCATTATCGCAGCTGCCGCACATGAGATGGGCACGCCGCTCGCCACCATTAAGCTGATCGCAGCCGAGCTGAATGACGAACTCAGCAGCGCATTGCCCGACCGAAGCGATCTGGCCGAAGACGCGGCGACGCTGGCCCAATCCGCCGATCGCTGTCGCGACATCCTGCGCTCGATGGGACGGGCCGGGAAGGATGATCTCAAGATTCATGCCGCGCCGCTGCCAACCGTGCTGGAAGAGGCCGCGCAGCCCCATGCCGATCGCGGGACGCCGCTGCGTATCACACTGCCGCCCGACGGCGTTCCTCCGACGGTGATGCGTGATCCCGGCATCATTCACGGCTTGCGCAACATCATTCAGAATGCGGTGGATTTCGCTGAAACCAAGGTCGAGATAGAGGCAAGCTGGACCGACGCGACCCTTATGATCCATGTCCGCGATGATGGACGAGGGTTTTCGCAGGCGGTGCTGACCCGCCTGTCCGAACCCTTTCCCGTCAGCCGGCGCAGCGACCGGCGTGGCAGCTATGAGGGGATGGGGCTGGGGCTGTTTATTGCCCGCTCTCTTTTGGAAAGCAGCGGCGCGACGTTGTATTTCCGCAATCGCAGCGCCCAAGGGGCTGAAGTCACAGTGTCTTGGCCGCTCGACCGGATCGCCGCCGATGACCGCGCTGCCTTGCGTGAGAACCCGCCGATTTCGTGA
- a CDS encoding Smr/MutS family protein: protein MARRRGLTPEDRELWARVARSATPLEGRTHSPASDQPAQTRKAVPVVPRSPSDFLPANGTRLGGNGAPRGHDLAPSPADALDAQPLRMDRKLHKQLSRGKLRPEAKLDLHGMTLAEAGPELSRFILSCHGNGLRLVLVITGKGSRAEHEGPLPTRPGALRHQVPHWLHRPPLAGVVQQVTPAHFRHGGGGAYYVYLRR from the coding sequence ATGGCCCGCCGACGCGGTCTTACGCCTGAGGATCGCGAGTTATGGGCGCGAGTGGCCCGCAGCGCGACCCCGTTGGAGGGAAGGACGCATTCACCCGCTTCAGATCAGCCGGCGCAGACGCGCAAGGCTGTGCCGGTCGTGCCGCGCTCACCGTCGGACTTTCTGCCCGCGAATGGCACCCGGCTGGGCGGCAATGGCGCGCCTCGCGGTCACGATCTGGCGCCGAGCCCGGCCGACGCTCTGGATGCGCAGCCGCTGCGCATGGACCGGAAACTTCACAAACAACTCAGCCGCGGCAAGTTGCGTCCTGAGGCCAAGCTGGATCTGCACGGCATGACACTGGCCGAGGCCGGGCCGGAGCTGAGCCGTTTCATCCTGTCCTGCCACGGCAATGGGCTGCGGCTCGTGCTGGTCATCACGGGCAAGGGCAGCCGCGCCGAACACGAGGGACCGCTGCCGACGCGACCCGGCGCGCTGCGCCATCAGGTGCCGCACTGGCTGCATCGCCCGCCTTTGGCCGGGGTCGTGCAGCAGGTGACGCCGGCCCATTTCCGGCATGGCGGGGGTGGCGCCTACTATGTCTATCTGCGCCGTTGA
- a CDS encoding saccharopine dehydrogenase, whose protein sequence is MTHLWVRAETRANENRVGITPDGVRDLIGQGFAVTVESSDNRAIPTDAYRDAGAEIVAPGSWTDAPAEAIILGLKELPDDGAPLRHRHVMFGHAYKGQDGAAALIDRFRDGGGRLYDLEYLTDEDGRRLAAFGFWAGYVGAALSLRAWSAQKHGTICAPVHAYADRAALAAELRAELDSLTEPRPAAIIVGAKGRVGRGAQELLTEMGCHVTAWDVEETAHGGPFPEILEHQILINAILAREGCPVLVPENATRPMRLLRVIGDVACDPTSEFNPIRVYNRSTRWDAPVIRIAEEPPLDVMAIDNLPSVLPRESSEDFAAQILPLLRELDRPEQGAWGRSGAVFDEFSAVRAAE, encoded by the coding sequence ATGACGCATCTCTGGGTCCGCGCCGAAACCCGTGCGAACGAGAATCGCGTGGGGATCACGCCCGACGGGGTGCGCGACCTGATCGGGCAGGGCTTCGCGGTCACGGTCGAGAGCAGCGACAACCGGGCAATCCCGACCGACGCCTATCGGGATGCCGGGGCAGAGATCGTTGCGCCGGGCAGTTGGACAGATGCGCCGGCTGAGGCGATCATCTTGGGGCTGAAGGAGCTGCCCGATGACGGCGCGCCGCTGCGGCATCGCCATGTCATGTTCGGCCACGCCTATAAGGGGCAGGACGGTGCTGCGGCGCTGATCGACCGTTTCCGCGATGGCGGCGGGCGGCTTTACGATCTGGAGTATCTGACGGATGAAGACGGTCGCCGCCTCGCCGCATTCGGTTTCTGGGCGGGCTATGTCGGTGCCGCCCTGTCTTTGCGGGCCTGGTCGGCGCAGAAGCACGGCACGATCTGTGCCCCGGTCCATGCCTATGCGGATCGTGCCGCCCTGGCGGCCGAACTGCGCGCCGAGCTGGATTCCCTCACCGAGCCGCGGCCGGCGGCGATTATCGTCGGGGCGAAGGGCCGGGTGGGGCGCGGCGCGCAGGAGCTGCTGACAGAGATGGGCTGCCATGTCACCGCCTGGGATGTCGAGGAAACCGCGCATGGCGGCCCCTTCCCCGAGATTCTGGAACATCAGATCCTCATCAACGCCATCCTCGCCCGCGAGGGCTGTCCGGTTCTGGTCCCCGAAAACGCCACGAGACCGATGCGCCTGTTGCGGGTCATCGGCGACGTGGCCTGCGATCCGACAAGCGAGTTCAACCCGATCCGCGTCTATAACCGCAGCACAAGATGGGATGCGCCGGTGATCCGCATTGCCGAGGAGCCGCCGCTCGACGTGATGGCGATCGATAATCTGCCCTCGGTCCTGCCACGCGAATCCTCCGAGGATTTCGCCGCTCAGATTCTGCCGCTGCTGCGCGAGCTGGATCGGCCAGAGCAGGGCGCATGGGGCCGCTCCGGGGCGGTGTTCGACGAGTTTAGCGCTGTAAGGGCGGCAGAATGA
- a CDS encoding TfoX/Sxy family protein: MAYDEHLADRMRGIIAALGGADEVKMMGGLCFMRDGRMSCGVIGERAMIRLGKDAAAEALKKPGVEQMEIGGGRIANAFVTLLPELVDDEAALSHWIARGVGFADALPPKVQRRR, encoded by the coding sequence ATGGCCTATGACGAACATCTCGCTGACCGGATGCGCGGCATCATCGCCGCTTTGGGTGGCGCGGACGAAGTGAAGATGATGGGGGGTCTTTGCTTCATGCGCGACGGCCGCATGAGCTGCGGCGTCATCGGCGAACGCGCCATGATCCGTCTCGGCAAGGACGCGGCGGCAGAGGCGCTGAAAAAGCCGGGGGTTGAGCAGATGGAGATAGGCGGTGGGCGCATCGCGAATGCCTTCGTGACACTGCTGCCCGAGCTTGTCGATGACGAAGCCGCGCTGTCCCACTGGATCGCACGCGGTGTGGGGTTTGCAGATGCGCTGCCGCCCAAGGTTCAACGGCGCAGATAG
- a CDS encoding HD family hydrolase — translation MLSGRRLDLLDPTPFDIEIEDIAHGLAFVARWNGQTRGDWPYSVAEHSLLVEEAFRRINPDTTPEWQLAALLHDAPEYVLGDMISPVKGALGQEYGDMDARIAEAVHRRFGLPAKIPAKIKRQIKQADEVSAWLEALEIAGFSEKEARSIFKVPKPEHCDGLVIKLRPPAEARRDYLDRFQSLIEKI, via the coding sequence ATGCTGTCGGGGCGCAGGCTCGATCTTCTTGATCCGACGCCGTTCGATATCGAAATCGAAGACATCGCGCATGGTCTGGCCTTCGTCGCCCGCTGGAACGGACAGACCCGCGGCGACTGGCCCTATTCGGTGGCGGAGCATTCATTGCTGGTTGAGGAGGCGTTCCGCCGCATCAACCCCGATACCACTCCCGAATGGCAGCTTGCGGCGCTTTTGCACGATGCGCCGGAATATGTCCTCGGCGATATGATTTCGCCGGTGAAGGGCGCGCTCGGGCAGGAATACGGGGACATGGATGCCCGCATCGCAGAGGCGGTGCATCGCCGATTCGGTCTGCCAGCGAAGATCCCAGCGAAGATCAAGCGCCAGATCAAACAGGCCGATGAGGTTTCTGCATGGCTCGAAGCTTTGGAAATAGCCGGGTTTTCGGAGAAAGAGGCACGCAGCATCTTCAAAGTTCCGAAACCGGAACATTGCGATGGTCTGGTAATAAAACTGAGACCTCCTGCCGAGGCGCGCCGCGACTATCTCGACAGGTTTCAGAGCCTAATTGAAAAGATCTGA
- a CDS encoding SCO family protein, translated as MNDKRLLLLGTSSAAALLVGGWLWMSQTGAGANGDVFANCRTSAVAGGSDAIGGSFELTSETGARVTDKDIITKPSLMYFGFSFCPDICPLDNSRNSEALDLLDDRGINAQALFVTVDPGRDTPEVMDRYTDNMHENMIGLTGSEEDIAAAAKAWRVAYEVQDDGTEDYSVGHTTMTYLVLPEYGTVEFFNRDVTPEEMADTVACFANATS; from the coding sequence ATGAATGACAAGCGATTGCTGCTTTTGGGAACGTCGTCGGCTGCTGCTCTTTTGGTTGGTGGCTGGCTTTGGATGAGCCAGACCGGGGCGGGAGCTAATGGCGATGTTTTCGCCAATTGCCGGACAAGTGCGGTGGCTGGCGGGTCCGATGCCATCGGCGGCAGTTTCGAGCTTACCAGCGAAACCGGTGCGCGGGTGACGGATAAGGATATTATCACGAAGCCCTCGCTCATGTATTTCGGCTTTAGTTTCTGTCCTGATATTTGTCCTTTGGACAATTCGCGAAATAGCGAGGCGCTCGATCTTCTCGATGATAGGGGCATTAACGCTCAGGCGCTTTTTGTCACCGTCGATCCTGGACGCGACACGCCCGAGGTGATGGATCGCTATACCGACAATATGCATGAGAACATGATCGGCCTGACCGGCTCAGAGGAGGATATCGCCGCCGCGGCGAAAGCCTGGCGGGTCGCCTATGAGGTCCAGGATGACGGGACCGAGGATTACTCGGTCGGCCATACCACCATGACCTATCTGGTGTTGCCGGAATACGGTACCGTGGAGTTCTTCAATCGTGATGTGACGCCCGAGGAAATGGCCGACACCGTGGCCTGCTTCGCAAACGCAACGTCATAA
- a CDS encoding PAS-domain containing protein, which translates to MQGLTMIVAALAGGALSVLLALLAIRWFDRPERPALLTSELVAPCIFLFRQNRLIDATAPAQAIMDTCPSGDLTGLKSWLTRHFDGLDGLDDHGTGIELLGKSGTGSARLRLLAEPAADGALRLTLVRPDAEAAGIVVDSLSQQAMEEELSLLRGMLNHAPAMIARRDKDGQVIWANARYLAAAERRMNDETSWPLPDFIEIDPNSTASDGARRARVDAAGIAYWFDCHEQEDDHGSTVYALPADATVRAEQSLREILQTLTKTFADLPIGLAIFDRERQLQLFNPALIDLTGLSAAFLSSRPSLFSVLDQLRELRMVPEPRDYRSWRKQITTLESAASAGHHVETWSLPGGRTYRVTGRPHPGGAVAFLFEDITSEITLARKFRAELTFGAQVLDGLDEALIVFNAVGQVVTTNQSYQKLWGDPPERINEALRIWRGDWDEAPGLERLEEELHREDCSGEGHGVLFGPDRSGVLAWTVRALPGGKRMLRFSQTSAAPTKNALVEERPTLLKDDRPESLRG; encoded by the coding sequence ATGCAAGGACTGACAATGATCGTCGCGGCGCTTGCCGGCGGGGCACTATCGGTTCTGCTGGCGTTGCTGGCGATTCGCTGGTTCGACCGGCCGGAGAGGCCTGCGCTTCTCACGTCAGAGCTGGTTGCGCCGTGTATTTTCCTGTTTCGGCAGAACAGGCTGATCGACGCCACCGCACCTGCGCAAGCGATCATGGATACATGTCCCAGCGGAGACCTAACCGGGCTGAAATCATGGCTGACCCGGCATTTCGACGGGCTGGACGGGCTGGACGATCACGGTACCGGGATCGAGCTTCTGGGCAAATCCGGGACCGGCTCGGCTCGTCTGCGTCTGCTGGCGGAACCCGCAGCGGACGGAGCGTTACGGCTGACCCTGGTGCGACCCGATGCAGAGGCGGCGGGTATCGTAGTCGATTCCCTCTCTCAACAGGCGATGGAGGAGGAGCTTTCGCTTCTCCGCGGGATGCTGAACCATGCCCCGGCGATGATCGCCAGGCGCGACAAGGACGGTCAGGTGATCTGGGCCAATGCGCGCTACCTGGCGGCGGCAGAGCGGCGAATGAATGACGAAACGTCCTGGCCGCTCCCCGATTTCATCGAGATCGACCCAAACAGCACCGCCAGCGACGGCGCCCGGCGCGCGCGGGTGGATGCCGCCGGGATCGCCTATTGGTTCGACTGTCATGAGCAAGAGGATGATCATGGCAGCACCGTCTATGCGCTGCCCGCCGATGCAACCGTCCGGGCCGAACAAAGCCTTCGCGAGATCCTGCAAACCCTGACAAAGACCTTTGCTGACCTGCCGATCGGGCTGGCGATCTTTGACCGCGAAAGGCAGTTGCAGCTGTTCAATCCCGCGCTGATCGACCTCACCGGCCTGTCCGCAGCATTTCTCTCCAGCCGGCCCTCGCTGTTCAGTGTGCTCGACCAGCTACGTGAGCTGCGCATGGTCCCGGAGCCGCGCGACTACCGATCCTGGCGCAAGCAGATCACGACGCTGGAATCGGCCGCATCGGCCGGACATCATGTCGAAACCTGGTCTCTGCCGGGCGGGCGTACCTATCGTGTTACCGGCCGCCCGCATCCGGGCGGCGCGGTGGCCTTTCTGTTTGAGGACATCACCTCCGAAATCACGCTCGCCCGCAAATTCCGAGCCGAGCTGACATTCGGGGCACAGGTGCTCGACGGACTGGACGAAGCGCTGATCGTGTTCAACGCGGTCGGGCAGGTCGTGACGACGAATCAGTCATATCAGAAGCTATGGGGCGATCCTCCCGAGCGCATCAACGAGGCGCTGCGCATCTGGCGCGGCGACTGGGACGAGGCCCCCGGACTTGAACGGCTCGAGGAAGAGCTTCACCGAGAGGACTGCTCCGGGGAAGGTCATGGGGTGTTATTCGGCCCGGACCGCAGCGGCGTGCTGGCCTGGACAGTGCGCGCGCTGCCCGGCGGCAAACGCATGTTGCGGTTTTCGCAGACGAGTGCTGCCCCTACGAAAAATGCCCTGGTCGAAGAGCGACCCACCCTGCTGAAAGACGACCGGCCCGAAAGCCTGCGAGGCTGA
- the secB gene encoding protein-export chaperone SecB, whose protein sequence is MTDETPKENGDATQPAANPQQPRMQILAQFTRDLSFENIVAQKGLNGADVKPEISVQVSLDARKRGTENQYEVISKFKVESKNSGDGSSLFLCELDYGGVFHIEGVPEEQLHPFLMIECPRMLFPFVRRIISDTTRDGGFPPVNLDPVDFVALYRREIARRAQAERPADAPVS, encoded by the coding sequence ATGACCGACGAAACCCCGAAAGAAAACGGTGACGCAACGCAGCCCGCCGCCAATCCGCAGCAGCCGCGCATGCAGATCCTCGCCCAGTTCACCCGCGATCTCTCCTTCGAGAACATCGTGGCGCAGAAAGGGCTGAACGGGGCCGATGTGAAGCCCGAGATCTCTGTTCAGGTCAGCCTCGATGCCCGCAAGCGCGGCACCGAGAACCAGTATGAGGTCATCAGCAAGTTCAAGGTCGAATCCAAGAATAGCGGCGATGGCAGCAGCCTTTTCCTGTGTGAGCTGGATTACGGCGGGGTGTTCCATATCGAGGGTGTGCCGGAAGAACAGCTTCATCCGTTCCTGATGATCGAATGCCCGCGGATGCTGTTCCCCTTCGTGCGCCGCATCATCAGCGACACCACGCGCGACGGGGGCTTCCCGCCGGTCAATCTCGACCCGGTCGATTTCGTCGCGCTGTATCGTCGCGAAATCGCCCGCCGGGCCCAGGCCGAGCGCCCTGCCGACGCGCCTGTCTCCTGA
- a CDS encoding FxsA family protein produces MPLLILFILIPIIEIALFIQIGGLIGLWPTIGLVLLSAVVGTVLIRSQGRRALEDLQGSFRTLSDPMRPLAHGAMILFAGALLLTPGFFTDIVGLLLLVPGVRDWIMRAAGKRVKVTSSGFGFDSSRQPRHGWAGRQDDPIDADYVVQDDPHTVRDDFEQPQEPPRREGPRKPSGWTRRD; encoded by the coding sequence ATGCCGCTTCTGATCCTGTTCATTCTTATCCCGATCATCGAAATCGCCCTGTTCATCCAGATTGGCGGGCTGATCGGTCTTTGGCCGACAATCGGACTGGTCCTGCTGTCCGCAGTGGTGGGGACGGTGCTGATCCGCAGCCAGGGGCGGCGGGCGCTTGAGGATCTTCAGGGGTCGTTCCGCACGCTCAGCGATCCGATGAGGCCGCTTGCGCATGGGGCGATGATCCTCTTTGCCGGCGCGCTGCTGCTCACGCCTGGGTTCTTTACCGATATTGTCGGCCTGCTGCTGCTTGTGCCTGGCGTGCGTGACTGGATCATGCGGGCCGCGGGCAAGCGGGTGAAGGTCACCAGCAGCGGCTTCGGCTTCGACAGCTCGCGGCAGCCGCGGCATGGCTGGGCCGGCCGGCAGGATGATCCGATCGACGCCGATTATGTTGTGCAGGACGATCCCCATACCGTGCGCGACGATTTCGAGCAGCCGCAAGAGCCTCCGCGCCGCGAGGGTCCGCGCAAACCCTCCGGCTGGACCCGTCGGGACTGA
- a CDS encoding saccharopine dehydrogenase C-terminal domain-containing protein, producing the protein MTIHWVHAGQDALFGLQRLSRASCDLSVWTDEDTGLKGIAPEIQHLHDTSALSEAVAQGDIIVAPRPTDLDVARIAMSRGAHLAAGWHVSPALREIMAGAEAAGLSVLAEVGMVPGIDHLMARDLVNDYRASAEQGDVLHFNCYGGGMPKYPDNFRHKFNISPLPLLNALATPVSWIENGRTERADFPFEVIRSFDLNLPTPERHEVYPHYDVAPYLRAYDFDPGWQIGTARRGAIRLKGWGEGWSRVFAAIRSTGKDPVALSRQAEMLWAEHPFAADEADRVVLSVSLRAERDGRTRWHKEWVLDSAGGRKGFTRFRLKSLMLSLAAEALLEGRVSPALHIGVTCPELIASWLVEIVHEAGHAQRIDHMRGADEAIRLAS; encoded by the coding sequence ATGACGATACATTGGGTCCATGCCGGGCAGGATGCGCTTTTCGGTCTGCAGCGGCTGTCCCGAGCAAGCTGCGATCTGTCGGTCTGGACCGACGAGGACACGGGGCTGAAGGGCATCGCGCCGGAGATTCAACATCTTCACGATACCAGCGCGCTCAGCGAGGCCGTGGCACAGGGCGACATCATCGTCGCGCCGCGCCCGACCGATCTCGATGTGGCGCGCATCGCGATGAGCCGCGGCGCGCATCTTGCGGCAGGCTGGCATGTTTCACCCGCGCTGCGCGAAATCATGGCCGGGGCCGAAGCGGCCGGGCTGTCGGTGCTGGCCGAAGTCGGTATGGTGCCGGGCATCGATCATCTCATGGCGCGCGATCTGGTGAATGATTATCGAGCCTCCGCCGAGCAAGGGGATGTGCTGCATTTCAACTGTTACGGCGGCGGGATGCCGAAATATCCGGATAATTTTCGTCACAAGTTCAACATATCGCCGCTGCCGCTTCTGAACGCGCTGGCGACACCGGTGTCGTGGATTGAGAACGGCAGAACAGAGCGTGCCGATTTTCCATTCGAGGTCATCCGAAGCTTCGATCTGAACCTCCCCACGCCAGAGCGGCACGAGGTTTACCCGCATTACGACGTCGCGCCCTATCTGAGAGCCTATGATTTCGATCCCGGCTGGCAGATCGGCACCGCGCGGCGCGGGGCAATCCGGCTGAAAGGCTGGGGCGAGGGCTGGTCCAGGGTTTTCGCTGCCATTCGCAGCACGGGAAAGGACCCCGTAGCGCTGTCGCGTCAGGCCGAGATGCTGTGGGCCGAACACCCCTTCGCCGCAGACGAGGCCGACCGCGTGGTGCTTTCCGTCAGCCTCCGCGCGGAACGCGATGGCAGGACCCGCTGGCACAAGGAATGGGTTCTGGACAGCGCCGGTGGACGCAAGGGCTTTACCCGCTTCCGGCTGAAATCGCTGATGCTGTCCCTCGCCGCAGAGGCACTGCTTGAGGGTCGCGTTTCTCCCGCACTGCATATCGGCGTGACCTGCCCCGAGCTGATCGCTTCCTGGCTGGTCGAGATCGTGCATGAGGCCGGCCATGCCCAGCGGATCGATCATATGCGCGGCGCGGATGAGGCGATCCGGCTGGCAAGCTAA
- a CDS encoding GFA family protein — protein sequence MSSEKADIAGGCLCGAIRFRATQFDTPSLCHCGQCRRWAGHAWAAVGGTDLKIRGRKHLRWYHSSEDAQRGFCGTCGSSLFWKRDGALHISISMGCIDAPTGMQLGGHIFTAHKGDYYDIADDLPQEEN from the coding sequence ATGTCTTCCGAGAAAGCTGACATCGCAGGGGGGTGCCTGTGCGGTGCCATCCGCTTCCGAGCGACACAATTCGACACGCCGAGCCTGTGCCATTGCGGCCAATGCCGACGATGGGCCGGTCATGCCTGGGCGGCTGTGGGCGGCACCGATCTCAAGATCCGCGGGCGCAAGCATCTGCGCTGGTATCACTCCTCCGAGGATGCGCAGCGCGGGTTTTGCGGCACATGCGGCAGCTCGCTGTTCTGGAAACGGGACGGGGCGCTGCATATCTCCATCTCGATGGGCTGTATCGACGCGCCGACCGGCATGCAGCTGGGCGGGCATATCTTCACGGCGCATAAGGGCGATTACTATGATATCGCCGACGACCTACCGCAGGAGGAAAACTGA
- a CDS encoding Tim44/TimA family putative adaptor protein, translating to MSNPMIQLIVLAAIAVFLILRLRGVLGTRDGFEQPRVEQRQPEQPYDLPDDDVAIPDDDISDHVDPESPAYVALVAMKQVEPSFSLTEFLSGAKQAYEMILVAFERGDLSEVRPFLSDDVAAAFQSAIEARDRSGQTVDVQFLGTRETGLSAAEFDTTTSVAELSVRFLGEMIVATRDAQGNVVEGDPKSPRKQRDTWTFEREMGADDPNWRLVATGA from the coding sequence ATGTCGAACCCGATGATCCAACTGATCGTTCTGGCCGCGATTGCGGTGTTCCTGATTTTGCGCCTGCGTGGCGTTCTGGGAACCCGCGACGGGTTTGAACAGCCGCGGGTCGAACAGCGCCAGCCAGAGCAGCCTTATGACCTGCCCGATGACGATGTGGCCATCCCGGACGACGACATCTCGGATCATGTCGATCCTGAAAGCCCGGCCTATGTCGCGCTTGTGGCGATGAAGCAGGTCGAGCCGTCGTTTTCACTGACCGAGTTTCTTTCTGGCGCGAAACAGGCCTATGAGATGATCCTCGTCGCCTTCGAACGCGGCGATCTGAGCGAGGTGCGTCCGTTCCTGTCCGACGATGTGGCCGCGGCCTTCCAGTCGGCGATCGAGGCGCGGGACCGGTCGGGCCAGACCGTCGATGTGCAATTCCTCGGCACGCGTGAGACCGGGCTCTCTGCGGCCGAGTTCGATACCACGACCAGCGTGGCCGAGCTTTCGGTGCGCTTTCTGGGCGAGATGATCGTCGCCACCCGCGATGCCCAGGGCAATGTGGTCGAGGGCGACCCGAAGTCGCCGCGGAAGCAGCGTGACACCTGGACCTTCGAGCGTGAGATGGGTGCGGACGATCCGAACTGGCGGCTCGTCGCAACCGGGGCCTGA
- a CDS encoding H-NS histone family protein, with product MLDLENLSLKELRDLRTQVDRSIASFEERKRREAMAAVEEAAREHGFSLNELTGGKARRGARVAAKYANPEDPSQTWTGRGRRPRWVQDALGSGKSLEDLAI from the coding sequence ATGCTCGATCTTGAAAATCTCTCCTTGAAAGAACTCCGCGATTTGCGGACCCAGGTCGATCGCTCTATTGCGAGCTTCGAGGAGCGCAAGCGAAGGGAGGCTATGGCAGCCGTCGAGGAAGCCGCGCGTGAGCACGGTTTTTCCCTGAATGAGCTGACCGGCGGCAAGGCTCGTCGCGGCGCCAGAGTGGCGGCGAAATACGCCAATCCCGAAGATCCCTCGCAGACCTGGACCGGTCGCGGCCGCCGTCCGCGTTGGGTGCAGGACGCATTGGGCTCGGGTAAATCTCTGGAAGATCTTGCTATTTGA